Below is a genomic region from Pleuronectes platessa chromosome 2, fPlePla1.1, whole genome shotgun sequence.
GTCTTTCCCTCCTCTCGACCGGCCAAGATTCAGGGGTTTTTGGACAAAGCAGTTTCCATCTGTCAGGAGAGGATCTGTTTTCCAATGGATGCGTTTGAGACGAGTCCGTCTGTCCTTTGCCAAACGCCTGCGTCCCAGTTGACACAGCACCCACAACAGTCATCCATAATCTGTCCCAGTTCTATCTGCCAAAGATTATGATGAGCAACCTGTTATCCTGACTTAACCCACATGCAGCTCCCACAATGTGCCGATTCAACTCCTCCCCGTCTGAGGAAGAGGATCGGTGACGAGTTGACCACTGACGTCCTCCCGCCCTCTAATGTCCGTTCGCCTCGGGGCCTGAGGcgggggtggagggggtggaggagCGAGAAAGGACCGAGGTCTTCTCGTCACCGGGACTGGAGGCCGATGGCGCGCTGTCGGAGGCCTTAACCCCGGCCAGGCCAGCGGGGGACCCCCTGgcggctgccgctgctgctgaggctgcCGCGGCCACCCGGCTCGCTGTGATGGCAGAAACGGATTTGGGCTGAGCCTGAAGTCCCGGGCTGCAGATGACGTGGTGCCTCTCCCAGTCTTTGTGCTGGCAGAAGGAGCCGCAGTACCGAGCCGCGTTGCAGCCGCTGCACGTCTCGCTCGCCTTGCGTCCACAGTTCCAGCAGCactgaggaggacaggagggacaAGTGTAAGTTCTCACATGCAGGTCTGTGTCCTCAATGCACTGGGTGAAACAGAAAAATTCCTTAAACTTGTATTTACTATTTCTctggccacttgggggcagtaGAAACAAGCTAAACGAAACACCgaggcacttaaagggaaagttGCTCAGACATGTAGCAACATTAGCATTCAGTGTGAGCCCAGTNNNNNNNNNNNNNNNNNNNNNNNNNNNNNNNNNNNNNNNNNNNNNNNNNNNNNNNNNNNNNNNNNNNNNNNNNNNNNNNNNNNNNNNNNNNNNNNNNNNNNNNNNNNNNNNNNNNNNNNNNNNNNNNNNNNNNNNNNNNNNNNNNNNNNNNNNNNNNNNNNNNNNNNNNNNNNNNNNNNNNNNNNNNNNNNNNNNNNNNNGGAGGTAATTACAGAGCTGGATTGATTATCTGAGTGAAAGGAGGAGCCAGCATGGTGGtacagatgctgcagatgttgtgtTTTACACATCTGGGACACTGAAGCAAAATGCCAGCTTGTTTGGTTCAGTGCAAACAGGCACAGCTGACATAAGGAGGGGGCTCCTAAAGGCAATATTGTGCGATCACTAATAAAAGTGGATCATCGGCAATAATGTGAAAGGAATAACTCCGGGTGTGCGTCACGTACCAGGGAGTCTGGGTCTGTCTTTGAGCTCTCGGATCTCCAGCAGGCGCTGGCTGTGCTCGCGGTGGAGGATGTGCGGCGCTGCGATGTCGTCCAGGGCGTAGTGctgcaggggagggggggtcgggTGGAGCTGGGAGTTGAGGGGCATCGGGTGGGCGGGGCTGTGTCGGGGAGCGGGGCTGATGGTGCAAATCCGTTTCGCCGCGGGCTCCATGGCTACGGGTGGACGTTCGTGGAAACCGTTCTCTTTCGCCCTGAAAACCAAACAGCAACATGTTAACGTACGTCTCTACACAGACTAGATCTCCACAGGGACTTTTTTGGAGCTTGAGTTTCACCTGCTGGGGCTGTGTCTCTTCATGGCAGCATCAGGAGGCTCCATCAGCAGCTCGGAGGAGTCCGGAGAGGAGGCGAGGGTGGTGCTGAGCAGGAGGTGCTCGTGCTGGGACAGGTACTGGGCTGGGGTTTGCTTGGCGGCCCGTGCGCAGTGGAGCAGCTCCCTCTGCAGCAGGGGCAGGTTTGCCTAGagatagagagggggggggaaattgTAATGTTAAATTTCAAATTTGCTTaattcataaatacaaatactcaTTCAGaggcatatatatataatcgtTTTAAAGAAGAGAGCGGAGAGGACAGAGCTGTGCTTCATACACGAACAGTCTCATGGGGAAGATACTTGGCTTGGGCAGGACttaaaggagggggggggggggtactgacTCCTTGAGGTCTGGCTGTGGGGCTCAGTGTGAGTCTGGGTGTTGTTCTGTGGCTGCCTCCATGGTGGCTGTGGTTTCCCCCTCgctcaaatgaaaaaaaaggctGAGTTCTCTAAACTGCTGCTGAGGCTGGCGACTAACCCGTGGCACGCAGGCACCAGTGCCCCGGCCCCAGTAAAGACGTGCAGGACGTCACCGCGGCTTAAAGACGTTTCAAAACAAATGCTACACAGGCTCCACTCCCCCCAAGCCCCCTCATTCCTTaccctgttttcttttttatattcgTCAGTGACTGTCTCTTTCGTATCTTTCCATCTCACTTTTTGTTCCCTGGACTTCCTTAATTAGGAACAGACCCCGGTGTGTTTGCAATTACTCCACTTCCTCACTCCCTCGTCTCTCCTAAACAACCATACCGTTCTCGTTTTGAGACTctgacctcttcttcttcttctacttctcaCACAGCACTTCCAGCCATCGTGTTTCAAATTCTGTAAACCTAGACCCCCCCCCGTTCCCATCTTATCTGACCTTTACTGGTTTCTAAGCAGAGCATCTCTCTAACTTTATCCGTTAATGACACTACCATATCTGCTCTGTGCGCTCTATCGTCCTCTTACGCCCGTCTCCCATGCTCCCCGGCCTCCTTCCCTTCCCTGGGGCCCCAGACAGCGGACACATGTGCTGTGTGTCAGCTCGGCAGAGGGCTCTCTGGGGTTCAGCGAGGCAAATGCTGGATGCTAGATCGGCGGCGCCTTGGCAGCTGAACGCTCTTTTAACGGGACAGCGGCTACATATGGCGCGCACACACTGCAAGCCCATAAAAAAGGGAAGGGAACACTTTATAGGCATGTTTCACACTTCCGAGTTTCCActtttccctctctgctttctctctttctctctttcccctccGCTACCTCACCCCTTGACTTTGTCCATCTGTCCGTTTCTTCCCTCTTTCTCAAGACTTCTCCCAGGAGTTGGAATTAAGTTGTGCGGACCCCGcccgcgcccccccccccccccccccctttgtaaTAAATTAGCAGAAGGAGGGGGAACAGAGGGTTCTTGTCTCGGCGCTcggagacagacagctggaggGGCTCCAAAGGTGAGTAAGAGGTAAGTGTGGAAAAAGAGCCGATTTCGACTGCTTGAAGTTACAGCGGTACAACTCGCTGAAGATTTATGGGCTGCTTTACTGAAGGGGGCTCCTAAAAAGTATACACTTGCAGACTTCACTGGTTACAAAGGGGGCTCGAGAGGCAgtttaacacactcacacactcatcgGAGGCCTGTCAAGTCAACATGCAAATCTTAATAGCTACTTTGAACCGCTGAAAGGCAGTTTATTCAATTAGGAAACCTACACAGAGGCGTATTTATAGACCTCTGCCATGTATCCTGGAAACATCGTAATTTAGTGTTAATGAATCTATTGCATTTCCATCACCGTGACTCAAAAAGCTGTAATGTGATTGGCCGTGGATTATTCAGATCATGCTGGATGAGGGGTATGTTGATGTCGAGGACCTTCTGTTTATCACTGGTTATTTGGTCATTAATCGTGGGGCTGAGGCTTGAGGGGCTGATGGGAAGGTGATGCTACAGTCACACAGGCTATATGGTTTActgagagggggggcgggggggggaacaaGGGAACTGACCCGAGAAGGTGGAaaagaggatggaggagagtTTACCTTGAGGAAAGGAATAACGAAAGGCCGTAGGGGGAAGTTGGTGGCCTCCTGGAGTCGTGAGTGAAACTCTTCAATGGTAACTGTGGAATTCtaagagaaaaggaaagggaaattttaattaaatgaattgTGAAAATCAAAAtttgtgcagcagctgatgtgtggaaaatgttgtttgtttacaAGATACAGCTTCAATTGTTCGTCTTTCACATGATAACAAAAGGGACTCACCACCAGGGCCAGCACTAGGCTCCGGACGCTGTCTCCGATCTCGGGGGAGATGTCGTTGCCAAACTGCTGCAGCGTGGTCAGGAAACGCTTCAGCTTGCTCAGCTGGCGAGCCCCACAGGTGGCGGGCAGCTGCTGGTTGGCTAgcgacgaggacgaggaggaggaaggcccGTTGCTGTAGCGCTGAGGCGGAGAGGGCACTGCGTTCAAGGTCGGGGgggaatgatgatgatgattcccGTTGGTCACTGGGGATTAAaggtgagaggaagagggatTCATCAGGGAGGGCAGAAAAAGCAAATAGCTCACAGGAACTGATCAATAAGATTAGGGTTTATGCTATTGGTTTTAGCTTTTTAAGACAAATGATGAATTTAGGAATGGACCCTTACATGCTGTGGTGGAAAAAGAGGCCGGTCGAGGGCCGCTGGGGTTGACAGAGGGCAGGGGGGGCATCGTgaggctgctgatgctgctggggGCTGATCTGGAATGAGTCTTAGCATCCACAGGAGAACCGGGCATGGCAgggctcttcttctctctactGTCtgcacaaggaggaggaggagaagaagaagagaggtcAGCTGAGGGTCGAAAAAACCAGAACACGTAAAAGAAGAATGTCCTGCGAACACAGCAGTGGGCGGAAATCAAAACCAGATTTTTTACTACAGAAGCACAAACATTTCCAGAGAGAGTTCCCATATATTCACTTTTTCTTCACAATGCAATTCTCTacaactgtgtgtgagtgtatggaTCGAAGAGCACAAACAAGGGTATTAAATAAGTTTGGCTATTTTTCTTGaactcattaaaatgtcaaataagtaaataaatacgaCCACTTTAACTTTCCCCATCAGCtcactggttaaaaaaaaaactaaaaaaatcaaTGCAAAAGCAATAGGTCTATAGTCACAAAAGAAATGCccgccccccccaaaaaaccacTTCACATCATACAACACATACTGCCagggcacccccccccccccacccccacccaccgACCCCCATCAATGAGCCAGATGTCTAAAGTTTAGCCCCTCACTCTGAAACCATTCAGATCAATAACAGAAGAAATGCTGAAGGAGCCTATTGTGAGGGGAGAAGAATGCCCCCCCTTTGAGCCCCCCACCCGATGCAGGCGGGGACACACCAGAGAAAGGGACGGGGCTATTTCACGCTTTACTAACAAGATCGCCGAAGCTTTTGAATGTTAAACGCAACTTCTCAATATGCTTCTGCCGCTGAAT
It encodes:
- the cbfa2t2 gene encoding protein CBFA2T2, whose product is MPGSPVDAKTHSRSAPSSISSLTMPPLPSVNPSGPRPASFSTTALTNGNHHHHSPPTLNAVPSPPQRYSNGPSSSSSSSLANQQLPATCGARQLSKLKRFLTTLQQFGNDISPEIGDSVRSLVLALVNSTVTIEEFHSRLQEATNFPLRPFVIPFLKANLPLLQRELLHCARAAKQTPAQYLSQHEHLLLSTTLASSPDSSELLMEPPDAAMKRHSPSRAKENGFHERPPVAMEPAAKRICTISPAPRHSPAHPMPLNSQLHPTPPPLQHYALDDIAAPHILHREHSQRLLEIRELKDRPRLPACFYCPQVAREICCWNCGRKASETCSGCNAARYCGSFCQHKDWERHHVICSPGLQAQPKSVSAITASRVAAAASAAAAAARGSPAGLAGVKASDSAPSASSPGDEKTSVLSRSSTPSTPASGPEANGH